ATGAGCTTGGGGATCTGGCGGAAGAAGAAGGTCACCAGGAGCGAAGCGATGTGGGCACCGTCCACGTCCGCGTCGGTCATGATGATGACCTTCTCGTAGCGCAGGTCCGCCTCGCGATAATGGGAAAGGGTGCCGCAGCCCAGCGCCTGGAGCAGGTCCGCCAATTGCTGGTTCTGGGCCAGCTTGTCGCGGCCCGCGCTCGCCACGTTCAGGATCTTTCCGCGCAAGGGCAGCACCGCCTGGGTGCGGCGATCGCGGGCCTGCTTGGCGGATCCGCCGGCCGAGTCGCCCTCCACGATGAAGAGCTCGGAGCCCGCCGCCTCGGTATTTGAGCAATCCGCCAGCTTGCCCGGCAGGCGCAGCTTGCGCACGGCGGTCTTGCGGGAGATCTCCTTCTCTTGCTTGCGCCGCAGCCGCTCCTCGCCGCGCTCGATCACATGGTCGAGGAGGCGGGTCGCCTGCACGGGATTGGCGGCGAGCCAGTGATCAAAGGGATCGCGCACAGCCTGATCGACAATGCGCGCGGCTTCGGCGGTGGCGAGGCGGTCCTTGGTCTGGCCCTGGAATTCGGGCTCGCGCACAAAGACCGAGAGCATGGCGGCGCAGCCCGAAATCACGTCGTCGGCGATCAGGATGGCGGCACGCTTGCCCTGGCCGGTGCGCTCGGCATGGTCTTTCAGGCCCTTCAGAAGCGTGACCTTGAGGCCGTTCTCATGGGTGCCGCCATCGGGCGTGGGAATGGTGTTGCAGTAGGATGAAAAGCCGCCATCGCCATCGGCGACCCAGGCCACCGCCCATTCCACCGCGCCATGGCCCCCGGTCTTCTGGGTCCGGCCGGAGAAGATGTCGGAATGAACCAACGTCTGGCCTTCGAGATCCCCCGCCAGATAGTCCCGAAGCCCGCCGGGAAAGCGGAAGCTGGTCTTGTCCGGCACGCCGGTGACGCCGACCAGCAGCGCGGGATCGCAGGACCAGCGGATTTCAACGCCGCCGAACAGATAGGCCTTGGAGCGGGCCATGCGGAATACGCGGGCCGGCTCGAAGGTGGCGCCGGCGCCGAAAATCTCCGGGTCGGGATGGAATTTTACCCGCGTGCCGCGCCGGTTGGGGGCGCGGCCCACTTCCTTCAAGGGTCCCTGCGGCAGGCCGCGCGAGAAGGTCTGGCGATAGAGCACCTGATTGCGGGCCACCTCCACTTCCAGGAGGTCGGACAGGGCGTTCACCACCGAGACGCCCACGCCATGGAGGCCGCCGGACGTCTCATAGACCTTGCTGTCGAACTTTCCGCCCGCATGGAGCGTGGTCATGATGACTTCGACGGTGGATTTCTTGGGGAACTTGGGGTGCGGCTCCACGGGGATGCCGCGGCCATTGTCGGAGACGGTCAGCGTTCCGTCGGCAGACAACTGCACCTCGATGAAGGTGGCGTGCCCGGCTACCGCCTCGTCCATGGAATTGTCGATCACCTCGGCGAAGAGGTGGTGCAGCGCCTTGGCATCGGTGCCGCCAATATACATGCCGGGCCGGCGCCGGACCGGCTCCAGTCCTTCCAGCACCTCGATATGGGCGGCGGTATAGTCGCTCGCCATGGCCGGGACCACGGTGGTCTTGGCGCGGCCGGAGGCGGGCGCCTTGGGGGCACCGGCAGGAGGAGGGGCGAAGAGATCGTCGCTGTCGGACATGGCACTCTTTAGGTCAGGCGAATCGCCGCGTCCATCATGAACCAGACGCGCCACAGGCGGAACAGACCGGAAACGGACCGGCCATCTTCTCCTGTCTTTCGCCCGTAACGGCTTCGGTGTACAGACCTTCCCCGCATTCCTTCTGGCGCAAGCGTGATGCCGCGCCGGCCAAGGATGCGGTGCCGGGAGGGGAAACCCTTCCCGCAGCACACCTTTTCTCGACGGGAGAAGATCATGTCGGACGCTGGCAAGGCAAGGATCGCGGTACTGGGCGCCTCGGGCTATACGGGCTCCGAGCTGGTCCGACTGCTGCTGCGCCATCCCCGCGTCGAGATCGTCGCCCTGACGGCGGATCGGAAGGCCGGCCAGTCCATGGCCGATGTCTTCCCGCAATTCGCGCCTTTCGCCCTGCCCAAGCTCATCACCATCGACGAGGTGGATTTCACCGCCGTCGACCTGGTCTTCTGCGCGCTGCCGCACGCCACCACGCAAGAAGTCATCAAGAAGGTGTTCGAGAAGGCCCCGGCCGTGAAGGTGGTGGACCTGTCCGCCGACTTCCGGCTCCAGGACCCGGGCATGTACGAGAAGTGGTATGGCCACCCCCATTCCGCCCTCGACCTCCAGAAGGAGGCCGTGTTCGGCCTCGTGGAAATCTATCGGGACGAGATCCGCAAGGCGCGGCTGGTGGCCAATCCCGGCTGCCACACCACCACGGCCATCCTGCCGGCGGTGCCGCTGCTGGAGGCCTCCGCCATCGATCCCGACACCATCGTGATCGACAGCAAGACCGGCATGTCCGGCGCCGGGCGCTCGGCCAAGGAGAACATGTTGTTCTCCGAGGTGTCCGAGGGCATCCACGCCTATTCGGTGGGCGCGCACCGTCATATGGGCGAGCTGGACCAGGAATATTCCAAGGCCGCCGGCCGCCCCGTGGCGCCCATGTTCGTGCCGCATCTGGTGCCCATGAACCGGGGCATCTATGCCACGCTCTATGTGCGCACCACCGGCGCCAAGCCCGCCGACCTGCATGCTCTGCTGGCCGACTATTACAAGGGCGAGCCCTTCGTCCATGTGCTCCCCTTCGGCCAGGTGCCCCAGTCGCGCCATGTGCGCGGCTCCAACATGGCCTTCCTCGGCGTGGTGGCGGACCGGGCCAATGGCCGCGCGGTGGTGCTCTCCACCACCGACAATCTGGTGAAGGGCGCCTCCGGCCAGGCGGTTCAGAACATGAACCTCGTGCTCGGCTATCCCGAGACCCTGGGCCTGGAACAGATCGCCCTCATGCCGTAACCGGGCGGGCCTTCGGGACCGTCCTCTGAAAATTGACCGCCTGCGCCCTGTCTTCAGTTCCACTTAAGGTTCAATGTGTGGCTAAGGGTCATCATTGCTTCTGAAATGGAACTGAAGGCATGGAGCGTTTGGAGTGCGACCGCATGTTTGTGGCGGTCCTTGATGCGGGCAGCTTTGCCGGCGGCGCGCGGCGGCTGGGCACCAGCAGCGGGCAGGCCTCGAAGCTGGTGTCGAAGCTTGAGGCGGATCTCAACGTCCAACTGATCAAGCGCACCACCCGCGCCTTGTCGCCCACCGAGGTGGGACAGGCCTATTATGAGCGCATCAAGGCCCTGCTGGAGGAGTTCGACGCGCTGGATGCCTCGGTGCGGCAGGCGTCAGGGACGCCTTCGGGCCGGCTGCGCATCACGGCGCCCATGTCGTTCGGCACCATTCAGCTGGCCCCCGCGCTCCTGGATTTCGCTCACGCCTTTCCCGCCATCCAACTGGACGTGTCCTTCTCGGATCGTGTGGTGAACCTGGTGGATGAGGGCTTCGACGCCGCCATCCGCATCGGCTCGCCGGGTGACAGCAGCCTCATTGCCCGCAAGCTCTGCGATGCCCGCGTGGTGATGGTGGCTGCGCCTGCCTATCTGGAGACCCATGGCGCGCCGGAGGAGCCGCAGCACTTGTCGGGGCATGAATGCCTCATCGATACCAATTTCGCCGAACCGATGACCTGGGTTTTCAAGGGACGGGACGGCGCCGCGCTGCCGGTGCCCGTGTCCGGACGGCTGCGTTTTTCCAATGGCGAGGCGTGCCTTGCCGCAGCGGAGGCGGGGTTCGGCATCGCCAACATGCCGAGCTTCATTGCCGGCCGCAGTCTCAAGGCGGGACGGGTGGTACGGCTCATGGCGCCTTATGAGCGCGATCCCCATGGCCTCTATGCGCTCTATCCGCCGGGCCGGCACCTGGCCCTCAAGGTGCGGGTGCTGGTGGATTTCCTGGCCAATTGCTTCCGTGGAAAACCCGTCTGGGACCAGGGCTGGTAAGCCGGCAAAGGCAGCGGAGAGCTAAAATCCCTTGCAGATGAACGGGCCGCGCCGGAAAGCGTGCGGGCGGGGAGATGCAGGCATTCCTTCCAAACGGGAAGGAAACCCTCCCGGTCCGCCCGGATAATCATCGCGCCCCAAGCGGAGCATGCTTCGGTCATCCTTTCCTCTCCTCAGGATCGACCGATGACCGATATGCGCACCGCCCCCTATGCCGCCCTGCTGCTGCGGCTTGTGCTGGGCGTACTTTTCCTCGCCCATGCAGGCTTGAAGATTTTCGTCTTCACCCCCGCGGGCACCGCCGGTTTCTTCGGCTCACTGGGCCTGCCGGGCTGGCTGGCCTATGTCACCATCGTCTGGGAAGTGGTGGGCGGCGTTGCGCTCATCCTCGGCCTCTGGCCGCGCCTGGTGGCCATCGCGATGATCCCGATCCTGCTCGGCGCCCTCTTTACCGTGCACATTCATGCCGGCTTCTTCTTCAACAATCCCAAGGGCGGCTGGGAGTTCCTCGCGCTCTGGATCGCCGGCCTCGTTTCCCTCGCGCTCCTCGGCGATGGCGCCCTGGCGCTGAAGCCCACCCCCATCGGTTCGCGCGCCCGCTGAACCGATACCACTCCTCCCGCGCCGTCCGGCCAGCCATGCCAGAGCATTTCCGAGAAGTGGGCACCGGTTCGCGTGAAGGAAATGCGTTAAACCAAAGAGATAGATCGCGTCAGTGTATCCATGAAACGCTGAAGCGATCTAGGCTCGCGCCGGACGGTCGGGACAGGCCGGAGCTGTCACGCCCCCGTTGGATCGGCGCCGGACCGGAGGACATGTCCATGACCGCTTCCCTTCTCATGCCGCCGACCATTGCCATGGGCCGCGTCATCCTCACCGTGAACGATCTCGACCGTGTCGCCGGCTTCTACCGGGGCGTGCTCGGGTTCGAGACGCTGCGTTCGGATGGCGCGGGAGCGGAGCTGGGGGCCGGGTCCGACGTCCTCCTCGAACTGCGTCGGGACCCCGCCGCCCGCCGCGCCTCACCCCGCGAGGCTGGGCTTTTCCACACCGCCTTCCTCCTGCCGCAGCGTGCCGATCTTGCCCGCTGGGTGCGGCATGCGGCGGACATCCGCGCGCCGGTGGTGGGGGCCTCCGACCATCTGGTCAGCGAGGCCATCTATCTCTCCGATCCCGAAGGCAACGGGGTGGAAATCTATGTCGACCGCCCCCGGGACCACTGGACCTGGGACGGCGATACCGTGCGTATGGCCACCGAGCCGCTGGACCTCGAAAACCTCGTGGCCGCCGGCTCCGGGCCGTGGACCGGGGCGCCGGAGGGCACCAAGGTCGGCCATGTGCACCTCAAGGTGGGCGCCTTGCCGCCGGCGGAGGACTTCTATGCGCGCCTCCTCGGCTTCGACATCACCTGCCACTATCCGGGGGGAACCTTCTATGCCCTCAATGGGTATCATCACCACCTGGCCACCAATGTGTGGAACAGCCGGGGCGCCGGCGTGCGGAGCTTTCCCTCCACAGGGTTGGCCGGCTTTGAAATTCGGCTCGACCCCAGCCGCCACGCGGCGTTGGCCCGGCGGGCAGGTCGCGAGGCCGCTGACGTAGTGGAACTGACCGATCCGTGGGGCACTTCGGTGCAGCTCGCTGTGGCGCACGCCTGACGCACGCCGCGTTTGAGAAAGGGAAGCGTTGATGCTGGTGGACGGCAAGTGGACCAAGGACTGGCAGCCGGTTCAGGGCACCGATGAGAAGGGCGGCTTCGTCCGCCAGGTGTCCGGCTTCCGCCATTTTGTGACGCCCGACGGCGCGCCCGGACCAACGGGGGAGGGCGGCTTCCCGGCCGAAGCGGGGCGCTACCACCTCTATGTGGGCTATATCTGCCCCTGGGCCTCGCGCACCCTCATGGCGCGCAAGCTGAAGGGGCTGGAGGAGGTCATCTCCGCCTCGGTGGTGGAGCCGGCGCTGACCGACCAGGGCTGGCGCTTTGGTGATTATCCCGGCGCCGACCGGGACGCGCTGAACGGCGCCACCTATGTGCACGAGCTCTATAGCCGGGCGGACCCTCACTATACCGGACGCGCCACCATTCCCGTCCTTTGGGATAAGGAGCGCGGCACAATCGTGAACAATGAATCGGCGGACATCGTCCGGATGCTGAATTCCGGCTTCGGCGACTTGGCTCGCTCCGACCTGGATCTTTATCCGGAAGACCTTCGCGGCGAGATCGATGTCCTGAACGACGCCATCTATCCGGCGCTCAACAATGGCGTTTATCGCGCGGGCTTCGCCACCACCCAGGGCGCCTATGAGGAGGCCTTCTGGGACGTGTTCGGCATGCTGGATCGGCTGGAAGAGCGTCTGTCGGGATCGGGACCGTATCTGTTCGGGGACCGGCTGACCGAAAGCGACATCCGCCTCTTCGTCACGCTGGTGCGCTTCGACGCGGCCTATCACGGGCTCTTCAAATGCAACCTGAGGCGCCTCGCCGATTACCCGGCCCTGTCCGCGTATCTGATGACCATGCTGGCCGTGCCGGGCGTGCGGGAGACGGTCAATATCGACCACATCAAGCGCGGCTATTATTCCATCAAGGCGCTGAATCCGGCCGGCGTGGTGCCGGTGGGGCCAGATCTTCCCGGACTGGATCCGGTCGGCTGAGGCCTGGTTCTGCGAAGCAAAGCGCCCGG
This genomic interval from Aquabacter sp. L1I39 contains the following:
- the parE gene encoding DNA topoisomerase IV subunit B, with the protein product MSDSDDLFAPPPAGAPKAPASGRAKTTVVPAMASDYTAAHIEVLEGLEPVRRRPGMYIGGTDAKALHHLFAEVIDNSMDEAVAGHATFIEVQLSADGTLTVSDNGRGIPVEPHPKFPKKSTVEVIMTTLHAGGKFDSKVYETSGGLHGVGVSVVNALSDLLEVEVARNQVLYRQTFSRGLPQGPLKEVGRAPNRRGTRVKFHPDPEIFGAGATFEPARVFRMARSKAYLFGGVEIRWSCDPALLVGVTGVPDKTSFRFPGGLRDYLAGDLEGQTLVHSDIFSGRTQKTGGHGAVEWAVAWVADGDGGFSSYCNTIPTPDGGTHENGLKVTLLKGLKDHAERTGQGKRAAILIADDVISGCAAMLSVFVREPEFQGQTKDRLATAEAARIVDQAVRDPFDHWLAANPVQATRLLDHVIERGEERLRRKQEKEISRKTAVRKLRLPGKLADCSNTEAAGSELFIVEGDSAGGSAKQARDRRTQAVLPLRGKILNVASAGRDKLAQNQQLADLLQALGCGTLSHYREADLRYEKVIIMTDADVDGAHIASLLVTFFFRQIPKLIEQGHLFLAVPPLYRITQGAKTLYARDDAHKDLLLKKEFSSRGKVEIGRFKGLGEMMPAQLKETTMDPRTRTLLQVNIEEAAAAATADLVERLMGNKPEARFAFISEHAAFAGEELLDI
- the argC gene encoding N-acetyl-gamma-glutamyl-phosphate reductase — encoded protein: MSDAGKARIAVLGASGYTGSELVRLLLRHPRVEIVALTADRKAGQSMADVFPQFAPFALPKLITIDEVDFTAVDLVFCALPHATTQEVIKKVFEKAPAVKVVDLSADFRLQDPGMYEKWYGHPHSALDLQKEAVFGLVEIYRDEIRKARLVANPGCHTTTAILPAVPLLEASAIDPDTIVIDSKTGMSGAGRSAKENMLFSEVSEGIHAYSVGAHRHMGELDQEYSKAAGRPVAPMFVPHLVPMNRGIYATLYVRTTGAKPADLHALLADYYKGEPFVHVLPFGQVPQSRHVRGSNMAFLGVVADRANGRAVVLSTTDNLVKGASGQAVQNMNLVLGYPETLGLEQIALMP
- a CDS encoding LysR family transcriptional regulator: MFVAVLDAGSFAGGARRLGTSSGQASKLVSKLEADLNVQLIKRTTRALSPTEVGQAYYERIKALLEEFDALDASVRQASGTPSGRLRITAPMSFGTIQLAPALLDFAHAFPAIQLDVSFSDRVVNLVDEGFDAAIRIGSPGDSSLIARKLCDARVVMVAAPAYLETHGAPEEPQHLSGHECLIDTNFAEPMTWVFKGRDGAALPVPVSGRLRFSNGEACLAAAEAGFGIANMPSFIAGRSLKAGRVVRLMAPYERDPHGLYALYPPGRHLALKVRVLVDFLANCFRGKPVWDQGW
- a CDS encoding DoxX family protein, whose amino-acid sequence is MTDMRTAPYAALLLRLVLGVLFLAHAGLKIFVFTPAGTAGFFGSLGLPGWLAYVTIVWEVVGGVALILGLWPRLVAIAMIPILLGALFTVHIHAGFFFNNPKGGWEFLALWIAGLVSLALLGDGALALKPTPIGSRAR
- a CDS encoding VOC family protein, which produces MTASLLMPPTIAMGRVILTVNDLDRVAGFYRGVLGFETLRSDGAGAELGAGSDVLLELRRDPAARRASPREAGLFHTAFLLPQRADLARWVRHAADIRAPVVGASDHLVSEAIYLSDPEGNGVEIYVDRPRDHWTWDGDTVRMATEPLDLENLVAAGSGPWTGAPEGTKVGHVHLKVGALPPAEDFYARLLGFDITCHYPGGTFYALNGYHHHLATNVWNSRGAGVRSFPSTGLAGFEIRLDPSRHAALARRAGREAADVVELTDPWGTSVQLAVAHA
- a CDS encoding glutathione S-transferase family protein; amino-acid sequence: MLVDGKWTKDWQPVQGTDEKGGFVRQVSGFRHFVTPDGAPGPTGEGGFPAEAGRYHLYVGYICPWASRTLMARKLKGLEEVISASVVEPALTDQGWRFGDYPGADRDALNGATYVHELYSRADPHYTGRATIPVLWDKERGTIVNNESADIVRMLNSGFGDLARSDLDLYPEDLRGEIDVLNDAIYPALNNGVYRAGFATTQGAYEEAFWDVFGMLDRLEERLSGSGPYLFGDRLTESDIRLFVTLVRFDAAYHGLFKCNLRRLADYPALSAYLMTMLAVPGVRETVNIDHIKRGYYSIKALNPAGVVPVGPDLPGLDPVG